The sequence below is a genomic window from Oceanispirochaeta sp..
GGTGAGCTCCGGGGGCGTAGTTCCGAATGTTAAGATCCCCGCTGGTCCGGCCTACCAGATTCCGGCGGCCAGAATCATCAAGAATCTGACCGGACTGCCTGTGGTGGGGGGCGGTCTCATCACCTCTTCTTCCCAGGCGGAAGAGGTTGTCAGATCGGGAGATGCGGACCTTGTGTTTCTGGGCCGGGAACTGCTCCGCAATCCCTATTTTCCTCTGTTGAGTGCACAGGAGGCCGGGGTCGATCTTTCTTACTGGCCCGCCCAATATGAAAGGTCTAAATAGGGCGCTTAGAGCCAGGGATTCAGGGTCTGGATGGCCAGGCCTTCAAAGTCTTTTGTATTGCGGGTGACCAGAATGGCTCCCTCCAGATAAGTTGTAGACGCTATGAGTCCGTCCAGAATAGGTAAAGGCTTCCCCAATCGAGATCTCAGGGCCGTCAGTTCTCCCCATTTTAATGCCGTTTCGGCATTGATAGGATAGGTCTGATAGCGGAAGCCCTCCTGTATATGGTTGAACCAGGCTATCAGGTCGTTCCGCTTTCTCCCTTCTGGAAGTTTTTCAATACCCAGATTGATTTCTCCCAAAGAAATAACAGAAATAAAGAGAGCCTTCTCATCAATCTGATTAAACCAGGACAGCACAGACTTGTCAGGATCTTTTCTGGTCAGTTCAGAAAGAACATTCGTATCCACCAGAAATTTCATAGCTCCAGCTCTCTGGGCTCTTCCCTGTCTCTCATGATTTCAAGTTCAATATCTTTATGAGGTCGGGATAGAAGGATCTCTTTTAAAGAGATGCCGTGCTCTTTCTCGTAGGTTTCGGCAGACACTATATACGCCACTACTTTCCCGCTTTTAGTGACACATTGGGGAGAATCGTTCACAGCCAGGTTGATGACCTGACTGAATTTGCTTTTTGCATCCTGTAGCTGCCATGTTTTCACACTGTTTCTCCTGAATATGACTAGTCTGACTAGTTTTTAAAGTCTAATTCTGTATTCTTGAAATGTCAATCAAGTATTCCCGGGTTCAGGGGGAGCAGGGCGGTGCGGATATTTCCTTTGAAAATGCCGGGGGATTTATGATAAGATTCCACTATGATAAAACTGGATCTCCACTCCATCGTTCCCGCCGGTACTGCTGATGACTCTCTCTTGGAATACATGGTTATTGCCGCCCGCAGCGAAGGTCGCTGGGTCATCGTCCGCCTGAAGGGCCGACAGGACTGGTGCTTCCCCGGGGGGCACAGGGAAGAGGGTGAAACCATGGATGAGGCGAGCCACCGGGAACTCTATGAAGAAACCGGAGCTACAGATTATTCCCTCTCTCTCATTGCTGAATACAGCGTGGATCATGGAGACAGGATCAGCTGGGGGAGTATCTATGAGGCTGAAATCTCGGCTTTTGATCCCCTCCCTCCCGAGTTTGAGATCCAGGAGATCAGTCTGGTCCGGGAGTTCCCCCTGGACAACACCCGTTTCCCCGGCATCATGCCGGGGCTGATGGACTGGCTGAACCGGCGGCTTTAATGTATCAGGCCTGAAGGGCCCAGGATTTCCTGACGGGGTAGCGGTAATATTGTCTGTCCGAGTATCCCAGTGTGAATACCAGTCCGATCTTTCTATCTTCTGGTACTCCGATCTTAGCCCTGTTCTTTTTGCTGAACAGGGCGGCCTCGGCAAAACCGATCATGCAGGAACCGATGCCCCTGGAATGAGCCGTGAGCATCATGTTTTCACCGGCTACGGCGCAATCGGTCCGGCCGAATCGTTTCCCCTTTTTAGCCGGGTAGGTCAGGATGACCACCGTGGGGGCACCATGAAAAAGAGGATCAGCCTTCCCTTCCAATGTCTGATTCAGCAGCTGGTAAAACCCGGTGATCACTTCCTTTTTGGCATACCGCCCCAGTCCAACTGCCTTCAGCAGGAACCGGCCCACAGGGTTCAGGCCGATGCGGACCACCTTAAGAAGAATTCTGGCCAGGGTGGAGGCAAAAACAGAGACTTCCGCCCCCTTAAAGACAATGGAATCACAGTACTGGCTGTTTGTGGCGGTGGCGGTGGTTTCACCCGATCGTATGATGGCCTTCAGATCATCCGTGGTTACAGGATCGTTCTTGTAACGGCGGACAGAGCGTTTGCTTAAGATCATGTGATCCAGGAGATCTTCCTTTGTCAGAGCCGAAAGATCTTCTGGATAGACTGGCAGTTCTTTTCCATCTGCCCGGACGGCGTTGACGGGGCAGACCATGCCGCAGTGGCTGCATTCGATGCAACCTTTATGGATAATCCGGGCCGATTCTTTCTCTTTACGGATGGTTTTCGCGGGGCATTCTGTGATGCAGATGCCGCAGTTGGTACAGGTTTGTGGTTCGATTGTAAATTTCATTGTGTGAATATAATCTTAGGAGCCATTGTTATCAAGAAGAGGGCTCAATTGATTCCTGTTATATGACGATTAAATGATGTGGGGACTTCTGTCTTTTTATATACAATCAGTTCT
It includes:
- a CDS encoding type II toxin-antitoxin system VapC family toxin, coding for MKFLVDTNVLSELTRKDPDKSVLSWFNQIDEKALFISVISLGEINLGIEKLPEGRKRNDLIAWFNHIQEGFRYQTYPINAETALKWGELTALRSRLGKPLPILDGLIASTTYLEGAILVTRNTKDFEGLAIQTLNPWL
- a CDS encoding type II toxin-antitoxin system prevent-host-death family antitoxin, producing the protein MKTWQLQDAKSKFSQVINLAVNDSPQCVTKSGKVVAYIVSAETYEKEHGISLKEILLSRPHKDIELEIMRDREEPRELEL
- a CDS encoding NUDIX domain-containing protein, coding for MIKLDLHSIVPAGTADDSLLEYMVIAARSEGRWVIVRLKGRQDWCFPGGHREEGETMDEASHRELYEETGATDYSLSLIAEYSVDHGDRISWGSIYEAEISAFDPLPPEFEIQEISLVREFPLDNTRFPGIMPGLMDWLNRRL
- a CDS encoding nitroreductase family protein; translation: MKFTIEPQTCTNCGICITECPAKTIRKEKESARIIHKGCIECSHCGMVCPVNAVRADGKELPVYPEDLSALTKEDLLDHMILSKRSVRRYKNDPVTTDDLKAIIRSGETTATATNSQYCDSIVFKGAEVSVFASTLARILLKVVRIGLNPVGRFLLKAVGLGRYAKKEVITGFYQLLNQTLEGKADPLFHGAPTVVILTYPAKKGKRFGRTDCAVAGENMMLTAHSRGIGSCMIGFAEAALFSKKNRAKIGVPEDRKIGLVFTLGYSDRQYYRYPVRKSWALQA